From one Populus alba chromosome 17, ASM523922v2, whole genome shotgun sequence genomic stretch:
- the LOC118042729 gene encoding TMV resistance protein N-like gives MASSSVQGITSSSSSSPPLYMYDVFLSFRGKDTRNNFTSHLCSNLAQRGIDVYMDDRELERGKTIEPALWKAIEESRFSVIIFSRDYASSPWCLDELVKIVQCMKEMGQTVLPVFYDVDPSEVAEQKGQYEKAFVEHEQNFKENLEKVRNWKDCLSSVANLSGWDVRDRNESESIKIIVEYIFYKLSVTLPTISKKLVGIDSRLEVLNGYIGEETGETIFIGICGMGGIGKTTVARVVYDRIRWQFEGSCFLANVREDFAEKGGQRRLQEQLLSEILMERANICDSSRGIEMIKRRLQRKKILVVLDDVDDRKQLESLAAESKWFGPESRIIITSRDKQVLTTNGVARIYEAEKLNDDDALMLFSQKAFKKDQPVEDFVKLSKQVVGYANGLPLALEVIGSFMHGRSILEWESAINRLNEIPNREIIDVLRVSFDGLHELEKKIFLDIACFLKGFKKDRIIRILDGRGFHAGIGIPVLIERSLISIYGDQVWMHNLLQIMGKEIVRSESPEEPGRRSRLWTYEDVCLALMDTTGTERTEAIFLDMPGIKEAQWNMKAFSTMSRLRLLKIDNVQLSEGPEDLSNELRFLEWHSYPSKSLPAGLQVDELVELHMANSNLDQLWYGYKSAVNLKIINLSNSLNLTKTPDFTGIPNLKNLILEGCTSLSEVHPSLTHHKKLQYMNLVNCKSIRILPNNLEMESLKVCTFDGCSKLEKFPDIVGNMNELMVLRLDETSITKLSSSIHHLIGLGLLSMNSCKNLESIPSSIGFLKSLKKLDLSGCSELKYIPENLGKVESLEEFDVSGTSIKQLPASVFLLKNLEVLSFDGCKRIVVLPSLSGLCSLEVLGLRSCNLREGALPEDIGCLSSLRSLDLSQNNFVSLPKSINRLSELEMLVLEDCTMLESLPQVPSKVQMVYLNGCISLKTIPDPIKLSSSKRSEFICLNCWELYNHNGQDNMGLTMLQRYLQGLSNPRTGFGIAVPGNEIPGWFNHQSKGSSISVQVPSWSMGFVACVAFSAYGERPLRCDFKANGRENYSSLMCISCNSIQVLSDHIWLFYLSFDYLKELKEWQRESFSNIELSFHSYERQVKVKNCGVCLLSSLYITPQPSSAHFIVTSKEVASSYKASLTFSSSYHQWKANVFPGIRVTDTSNGVTYLKSDRAWRCIIPVEKEPEKVMAIRSRLFEAIEESGLSIIIFSRDCASLPWCFGELVKIVGFMDEMRSDTVFPVSYDVEQSKIDDQTESYTIVFDKNEENFRENEEKVQRWMNILSKVEISSGSRSLKRNGKRNVWIQKSEHLSEQLLLFEQLLLEQLLLEQLPLEQLSLEQLQLLEQLSEQQLLEQQLAVQQLLLHEFWGRIQLDLA, from the exons ATGGCTTCCAGCAGCGTACAAGGGATaacctcatcttcatcttcttctcctccacTATATATGTATGATGTGTTCCTTAGTTTTAGAGGCAAAGACACCCGGAACAACTTTACTAGTCATCTATGTTCTAATCTGGCTCAGAGAGGCATTGATGTATACATGGATGATAGGGAGCTCGAGAGAGGAAAGACCATCGAACCAGCTCTCTGGAAGGCCATCGAAGAATCAAGGTTTTCtgtcattatattttcaagagattacGCTTCTTCACCATGGTGCTTGGATGAACTTGTCAAGATTGTTCAGTGCATGAAAGAGATGGGGCAAACTGTTCTGCCAGTTTTTTATGATGTGGATCCCTCAGAGGTAGCCGAGCAGAAAGGGCAATATGAGAAAGCCTTCGTTGAGCATGAacaaaatttcaaggaaaacTTGGAGAAGGTCCGGAACTGGAAAGATTGTCTCTCTTCGGTGGCCAATCTATCAGGCTGGGACGTGCGGGATAG GAATGAGTcagaatcaattaaaataattgttgagtaTATATTCTACAAACTAAGCGTCACTCTGCCAACAATTAGCAAAAAATTAGTTGGAATAGATTCTCGTCTAGAGGTATTAAATGGTTATATAGGTGAAGAAACTGGCGAAACAATTTTCATAGGGATTTGTGGAATGGGCGGCATAGGTAAGACGACTGTTGCAAGGGTAGTATATGATAGGATTCGTTGGCAATTTGAAGGTAGTTGTTTCTTAGCAAATGTCAGAGAAGATTTTGCTGAGAAAGGTGGACAACGTCGTTTGCAGGAGCAACTTCTTTCTGAAATCTTAATGGAACGTGCTAATATATGTGATTCTTCTAGAGGAATTGAAATGATAAAGCGGAGGTTACAACGTAAAAAGATTcttgttgttcttgatgatgtagATGACCGTAAACAACTAGAATCCCTGGCTGCGGAGAGTAAATGGTTTGGTCCAGAGAGTAGAATTATCATAACAAGCAGAGATAAACAAGTGTTGACTACAAATGGTGTTGCTAGAATTTATGAGGCTGAgaaattgaatgatgatgatgctcttaTGTTGTTTAGCCAGAAAGCTTTCAAAAAAGACCAACCTGTTGAAGATTTTGTGAAACTATCCAAGCAAGTTGTGGGTTATGCTAATGGCCTTCCACTGGCTCTTGAAGTTATAGGTTCGTTTATGCATGGAAGAAGTATCCTTGAATGGGAAAGTGCGATTAATAGACTAAATGAGATTCCTAACCGTGAAATTATTGATGTGCTTCGCGTTAGTTTCGATGGCCTTCATGAAttagagaagaaaatatttttagacattGCATGTTTCCTGAAGGGGTTTAAAAAAGATCGAATAATAAGGATACTTGACGGCCGTGGATTCCATGCAGGTATTGGAATACCAGTACTTATTGAGAGATCTCTCATAAGTATCTATGGGGATCAAGTCTGGATGCATAATTTATTACAGATAATGGGTAAGGAAATTGTTCGTAGTGAATCCCCTGAAGAGCCTGGAAGGCGCAGTAGATTGTGGACATACGAGGATGTCTGCCTTGCACTGATGGACACCACA GGAACTGAAAGAACAGAAGCCATTTTCTTGGACATGCCTGGAATAAAAGAGGCACAATGGAACATGAAAGCCTTCTCTACAATGAGCAGACTAAGATTGCTCAAAATCGACAACGTGCAGCTTTCTGAAGGACCTGAAGATCTTTCCAACGAGTTACGATTTCTTGAATGGCATTCTTACCCTTCAAAATCATTGCCAGCTGGTTTACAAGTGGATGAGCTAGTTGAACTTCACATGGCTAACAGTAATCTTGATCAATTATGGTATGGGTATAAG AGTGCagttaatttgaaaatcatcaaTCTCAGCAACTCACTGAACCTGACCAAGACTCCAGATTTTACTGGAATTCCGAATCTCAAGAACCTAATTCTTGAAGGTTGTACAAGTTTGTCTGAGGTTCATCCATCACTTACACATCACAAGAAGCTTCAATATATGAATCTTGTGAACTGCAAAAGTATTAGGATTCTCCCAAACAATCTAGAAATGGAATCACTTAAAGTTTGCACTTTTGATGGCTGCTCAAAACTTGAGAAGTTTCCAGATATAGTAGGGAACATGAACGAATTGATGGTGCTTCGTTTGGATGAGACTAGTATTACAAAACTATCTTCATCGATTCATCATTTGATTGGCTTAGGTCTATTGAGCATGAACAGCTGCAAGAACCTTGAAAGCATTCCAAGTAGCATAGGTTttttgaaatcccttaaaaaaCTTGATCTATCTGGCTGCTCTGAACTTAAATATATACCAGAGAATTTGGGGAAAGTTGAAAGTTTGGAGGAGTTTGATGTAAGTGGAACTTCAATAAAACAACTGCCAGCATCCGTTTTTCTCTTAAAGAATCTTGAAGTATTATCTTTCGATGGATGCAAAAGAATAGTTGTGCTGCCTTCTTTGTCTGGTCTGTGTTCTTTAGAAGTACTGGGTTTACGCTCTTGCAATCTAAGAGAAGGGGCACTTCCTGAAGATATTGGTTGCTTATCTTCATTGAGGTCTTTAGATCTGAGCCAGAATAACTTTGTTAGCCTGCCTAAAAGCATAAATAGGCTTTCTGAACTGGAAATGCTTGTCTTGGAGGATTGCACGATGCTTGAATCATTGCCTCAGGTTCCATCTAAAGTTCAAATGGTATATTTGAATGGTTGTATAAGCCTAAAAACAATTCCAGATCCGATAAAGCTAAGCAGTTCCAAAAGATCAGAGTTCATATGTCTTAACTGCTGGGAATTGTACAATCATAATGGCCAAGACAACATGGGGTTGACCATGCTTCAAAGATACCTCCAG GGTTTGTCTAATCCAAGAACTGGATTTGGTATCGCTGTTCCAGGAAATGAAATTCCAGGCTGGTTTAACCATCAAAGTAAGGGATCTTCAATTAGTGTGCAAGTGCCTAGTTGGAGCATGGGGTTTGTTGCATGTGTTGCATTCAGTGCATATGGAGAAAGACCTCTTCGATGTGATTTCAAAGCCAATGGAAGAGAGAATTATTCTTCGCTGATGTGTATTAGTTGTAACTCTATCCAAGTTCTGTCAGATCATATTTGGCTATTCTATCTATCTTTTGATTACCTTAAAGAGCTTAAAGAATGGCAGCGTGAATCCTTTAGCAACATTGAGTTGTCCTTCCATTCTTACGAGCGACAAGTAAAGGTGAAGAATTgtggtgtttgtttgttatcttCTCTATATATTACACCACAACCATCTTCTGCCCATTTTATTGTTACAAGCAAAGAAGTAGCTTCTTCATATAAAGCTTCTTTAACTTTTTCTTCATCTTACCATCAATGGAAGGCCAATGTTTTTCCTGGCATCAGAGTCACAGACACTAGTAATGGTGTCACCTATTTAAAGTCAGATCGAGCCTGGAGATGCATTATCCCAGTTGAGAAGGAACCAGAGAAAGTAATGGCAATTAGATCAAGACTCTTTGAGGCCATTGAAGAATCGGGGCtgtcaattattatattttcaagagattgtgCTTCTTTACCTTGGTGCTTTGGAGAGCTTGTCAAGATTGTTGGATTCATGGATGAGATGAGATCGGACACTGTGTTTCCAGTTTCTTATGATGTCGAACAATCAAAGATAGATGATCAAACAGAGAGTTATACAATTGTCTTTGacaagaatgaagaaaatttcagGGAAAACGAGGAGAAGGTACAAAGATGGATGAATATTCTCAGTAAAGTTGAAATTTCATCTGGATCGAGATCATTGAAAAG GAATGGGAAAAGGAATGTTTGGATCCAGAAGAGCGAGCACTTGTCTGAGCAGCTGCTGCTGTTTGAGCAGCTGTTGCTAGAGCAGCTGCTACTTGAGCAGCTGCCGCTTGAGCAGCTGTCGCTtgagcagctgcagctgcttgAGCAGCTGAGTGAGCAGCAGCTGCTTGAGCAGCAGCTGGCTGTGCAGCAGCTTCTGCTGCATGAGTTTTGGGGAAGAATCCAACTTGATTTAGCTTGA